The Ictalurus furcatus strain D&B chromosome 5, Billie_1.0, whole genome shotgun sequence genome includes a region encoding these proteins:
- the LOC128607365 gene encoding dynein axonemal heavy chain 3-like, which yields MQQMEDLPQSSSSLHQRRLFPPLLDDDQIEHRTPSECIANNFSPQARHLSITHLRHPHRHPLRCFASSEKRVKHTGTPHWKEVTPVSQPLTPEQQLIIMHTQDELEKKKLTEPTPTDLDRYMHYIHNGLREDAVAPQPSHHITNILKLIPASFHDKQMLQDLLEEEKSRFDFSIRKSIVDYVLMDEQQRERLSISNIPHPFRQHVIRAPVPWSHSYRHAHKWCMQNVFTVNPIMQQLQELWIKNFSDLRFVRLDDLRSANLPLLPSEFQMFIETQCQTTRDVLINKWLPQCESLFYTYKDAWLTQVPQTDDVVPVKTQKFFSCAAAQMSLQVRSLVIASLQDLLHFMSLHQDGNDFGECYDKLYTQCPLLLVKLRVEESSIAFQPPLSQCWELIKTSFTHIINSADHLPRVECNLFPELMNSDLTLCSVRQDESLVIYLLSQARMIHDMNTVGPHRYLDIYNKYSNLLDQSARQDILSFLQEKHSLQDFVEKIEGVKCVRNEISSLRMTVPLSLFCLETVNLHQDLCDRVDNLKYLLITCKLQENRELNQSICQQYQQIVNTVMSVPANTEELVELSHFLKHTSDVTVHTLRNEISEAAKRLSFLLDYDTLTDDDFELNSRVFDWPDQIRNVCEVHTGKLANQRDHFEDQLRKRIAELEHTLQAVSKDVEVFKKIEMMSFEEVKKNVDKLRKITACLENASTQIEYINKEECLLERDQTQFPQLQSIISSKQPYDQLWNTALNFNTKSDIWMNGSFMELNAEQISEDLSDMYRLMYNLMRSFSAAPAPRRVADSFITKIDKFKQHVPLLSYICNPGIKARHWEKISITVGFDVKPDADTSLSNMLDLDLTKYADKLEEISASASKEYSLERALEKMKNEWTDLQFGFTEYKDTGTSIVCGVDDIQVLLDDHIISAQTIRGSPFIKPIEAECKEWEEKLLQMQDILDAMLKCQSSWLYLEPIFSSQDIIAQMPEEGRKFSIVDTYWRDIVAGVLKDTHVLVATAQPNMLERLQESNIFLEEIQHGLNHYLEEKRLYFARFFFLSNDELLEILSETKDPKRVQPHLKKCFEGIAKLEFTSELEITGMISSEKETVPFTDPIDPAKAKGMVEKWLLEVEHMMLRSVRDVIQGGLEQYPEVPRKKWVLQWPGQVVICTSSIFWTSEVSNAIQNNTLPAYLDQCTVQIADIVELVRGKLTGGARLTLEALTVIDVHARDVVAKLAEDRVSSLNDFQWMSQLRYYWDGSEVKVGMITTDVTYGYEYLGNSGRLVITPLTDRCYRTLMGALKLNLGGAPEGPAGTGKTETTKDLAKALAKQCVVFNCSDGLDYKAMSKFFKGLAQSGAWACFDEFNRIEVEVLSVVAQQVLSIQQAIAQNLKRFMFEGTELSLNPTCNVFITMNPGYAGRAELPDNLKARFRTVAMMVPDYALIGEISLYSMGFIQSRSLAQKIVATYRLCSEQLSSQPHYDYGMRAVKSVLTAAGNLKLKFPQEDENVLLLRALMDVNMAKFLAQDVPLFQGIISDLFPGVVLPKPDYELLLKAMHENIVKLKLQPVPWFIGKIIQVYEMMLVRHGFMIVGEPLGGKTSAYKVLAGALRDLYEGGLMNEFAVNVSVINPKAITMGQLYGCFDPVSHEWTDGVLATTYREQAQSTAEDRQWIVFDGPIDAVWIENMNTVLDDNKKLCLMSGEIIQMSPKMSLIFETADLEQASPATVSRCGMIYMEPHQLGWTPLRDSYMDTLQDSLSPEHHELIVDLFDWLVQPCLDFIAHNCRFLVQTSPIHLANSLMHLYSCLIDEIVVVGQEGAEPMSSQQMTVWLQSLFLYAVVWTVGGTINGDSRKKFDVFYRNLLTGTMDENPRPKSVKLTKNNVFPESGSVYDYYFHKQGSGQWRTWTDSISKEESIIPLGANVSDLIIPTMETARQFFFLRTYLSHQVPMLFVGPTGTGKSIINSNFLMSLPKEEYIPNCLNFSARTSANQVQDIIMAKLDRRRKGVFGPPPGKKFIVYVDDLNMPAKEVYGAQPPIELLRQWIDHRHWYDKKDTSRLDIVDVLFMSAMGPPGGGRNDITGRFTRHLNIVSIDSFDDGTLSKIFTSITDWHFSTGFDASFYRLGKILVQATIAVYKDAMEKFLPTPTKSHYVFNLRDIARVIKGVLLCPHTHMEDGDKLIRLWIHEVYRVFNDRLIDNEDRKTFFEIVQERTSTYFKQTLNKLLCHLSLSGNVSDETIRSLFFGDYATPDSDMSRSYNEIRDLCSLTSVMEYHLQEFNRISTAPMGLVMFQFAIEHISRICRVLKQDNGHLLLVGVGGSGRSSATKLATFISQYELFQIELTKNYGKTEWRDDLKRVLTMAGMKGQKTTFLLGDGQMKDEMFVEDVNTLLNTGDVPNMFAQDERAEIVEKMQSIAKNEGRKIDATPLSMYNFFIDRVKENLHIVLAMSPIGDAFRKRLRMFPSLINCCTIDWFQAWPTDALEMVAKKFLEDVELENPIRREVVEMCKTFQESAQKLSEQYYSQLRRHNYVTPTSYLELILTYKTLLTAKRNQVDMFKNRYLIGLEKLDFAASQVAVMQQDLTARQPELIKTSAETDAMMVKIDKETIEVDAKKELVAADEKVANESAAAAKAIKDECEGDLAEAMPALKAALLALDTLKSEHITEVKAMQNPPSGVKLVMESICVMKGIKPDRKPDGSGKMVEDFWGPSKKLLGDTKFLESLKTFDKDNIPAANIKKIREKFINNPEFQPALVKNASTACEGLCKWVRAMEVYERVAKVVAPKKEKLHQAEEELALQMEILSVKRAELKAVQDRLCSLNDTFAEKVQKKKDLEDDIELCSQKLIRAEKMIGGLGGEKDRWTETARVLGIKYTNLTGDVLLSSATVSYLGAFTVDYRVECQKEWHKICMERKVPCSEDFTLSNTLGNQVLIREWRIAGLPVDSFSTDNGIIVSNSRRWPLIIDPQGQANKWIKNMEKANKLAVIKLSDSNYVRTLENAIQFGTPVLLENVDEELDAILEPILLKQTFKQQGVEYLKLGENIIEYSQDFRFYMTTGLRNPHYLPEVAVKVCLLNFMITPLGLQDQLLGIVAAKEKPELEEKKNQLILEGAANSKQLQEIEDKILEVLSSSEGDILEDETAINVLSSSKVLSAEISEKQKIATETEGEIDRTRMGYRPVAEHSSILFFCISELANIEPMYQYSLTWFISLYLHSLAQSAPSEDLTTRIANILEHFTVSIYNNVCRSLFEKDKLLFSLLLTVGIMQGKGQINDLIWRFLLTGGVALDNPHPNPAPGWLSDKAWSEVVQASKLPSLEGLFEDVRKNTADWKQVYDSSRPHEECFPGRWHTLVGMDRMAVLRCFRPDKLVPAVQQFIVENMGRTYIEPPTFDLAKSYSDSNCCSPLIFILSAGSDPTAVLLKFADDVNMGGSKTQTVSLGQGQGPVAASIINSAISNGTWVVLQNCHLATSWMPTLERICEEVITPENTHPDFRLWLTSYPCEKFPVSILQNGVKMTNEPPKGLRANLLRSYLTDPLCEPTFLESSNQPHAWKKLLFGLCFFHALVQERRTFGPLGWNIPYEFNESDMKISMLQTQMFLDEYEVVPLEALTYLIGECNYGGRVTDDKDRRLLLSLLSTFYSSELIHQERYRVCEGDVYYVPSDGPYESYVDYIRNLPIAAEPGVFGLHSNADITKDNQETNLLLKGVLLTLPRQTGGGAKSPQEVVDELAEDIMSKLPPDFNIEKVISKYPVMYEESMNTVLRQEIIRFNRLTSVVRRSLVNIRRALKGQVVMSSELENVFNSMLVGKVPAIWAAKSYPSLKPLGGYVSDLLSRLHFLQEWIDNGPPTVFWLSGFYFTQSFLTGVSQNFARKYTIPIDYIGFEYEVMKQENKMEVKPEDGAYVRGLFLEGARWDREHMVIGESLPKILFDPLPIIWLKPGESSTFQHENIYVCPVYKTSERRGTLSTTGHSTNYVQSIELPSDRPQKHWINRGVAVLCQLDD from the coding sequence GTTGCCACAGTGTGAATCACTCTTTTATACCTATAAGGATGCTTGGCTGACCCAGGTGCCACAGACAGATGACGTTGTCCCGGTAAAGACACAGAAGTTTTTCTCCTGTGCAGCTGCGCAGATGTCACTACAAGTACGCAGCCTGGTGATCGCATCACTGCAGGACCTGCTGCACTTCATGTCACTGCACCAGGATGGTAATGATTTTGGGGAGTGTTATGATAAGCTGTACACACAGTGTCCACTCCTTTTGGTCAAGCTGAGGGTAGAAGAGTCAAGCATCGCTTTTCAGCCTCCGCTGTCTCAGTGCTGGGAGCTCATCAAAACCTCATTCACCCACATCATCAACAGCGCTGACCACTTACCCCGGGTGGAGTGTAACCTGTTCCCTGAGCTCATGAATAGTGATTTAACTCTGTGCTCTGTCAGACAGGACGAGTCGCTCGTGATATACCTGCTTAGTCAAGCCAGAATGATCCATGACATGAACACTGTGGGCCCACATAGATATTTGGACATTTACAATAAATACAGCAATCTGCTGGATCAGTCAGCCAGACAGGATATTCTCTCATTCCTCCAGGAGAAACACTCCTTGCAGGACTTTGTCGAAAAGATTGAGGGGGTAAAGTGTGTGAGGAATGAGATCTCCTCTCTGCGTATGACTGTCCCACTGTCACTCTTCTGTCTGGAAACTGTGAATCTCCACCAGGATCTGTGTGACCGCGTGGACAACCTTAAATACTTGCTCATCACCTGCAAGCTGCAGGAGAACCGAGAACTCAACCAGAGTATCTGTCAGCAGTACCAGCAGATTGTGAACACAGTGATGAGTGTACCAGCCAACACAGAAGAACTGGTGGAGCTCAGTCACTTCCTGAAACACACCAGTGATGTGACTGTACACACATTGCGTAATGAAATTAGCGAAGCGGCCAAACGCCTGAGCTTTCTGCTGGACTATGACACTCTCACCGATGATGATTTTGAGCTGAACAGCAGAGTGTTTGACTGGCCGGATCAGATCCGTAATGTATGTGAGGTCCATACGGGCAAACTGGCCAATCAGAGAGATCACTTTGAGGACCAACTGCGCAAGAGGATTGCAGAGCTGGAGCACACACTACAGGCTGTATCTAAAGACGTGGAAGTGTTTAAGAAGATAGAAATGATGAGTTTCGAGGAGGTAAAGAAGAATGTGGATAAACTCCGCAAGATCACAGCATGCCTGGAGAATGCCAGCACACAAATTGAGTACATTAATAAGGAGGAGTGTTTGCTGGAAAGAGACCAGACTCAGTTCCCCCAACTGCAGTCCATCATATCCAGCAAACAGCCATACGATCAGCTGTGGAACACAGCACTGAACTTCAACACCAAATCAGACATCTGGATGAATGGCTCCTTCATGGAGCTGAATGCAGAGCAGATATCTGAGGATCTGTCAGACATGTACAGGCTTATGTACAACCTGATGAGGAGTTTCTCTGCGGCTCCAGCTCCGCGCAGAGTGGCCGACAGCTTTATCACCAAAATTGATAAGTTTAAGCAGCATGTGCCTCTCCTGAGCTACATTTGTAACCCTGGCATTAAAGCCCGCCACTGGGAAAAGATCAGCATCACTGTGGGATTTGATGTAAAGCCAGATGCAGACACTTCTCTCAGTAACATGCTGGACCTTGACCTGACCAAATATGCTGACAAGTTAGAGGAGATCAGTGCATCTGCCAGTAAGGAGTATTCTCTGGAAAGAGCTTTAGAAAAGATGAAGAATGAGTGGACAGACCTCCAGTTTGGCTTCACAGAGTACAAAGACACGGGTACAAGTATTGTCTGTGGAGTGGATGACATTCAGGTGTTGTTGGATGATCACATCATTAGTGCACAAACAATAAGGGGATCTCCGTTCATCAAACCCATTGAGGCAGAGTGCAAGGAATGGGAGGAGAAGCTCTTGCAGATGCAGGACATTTTGGATGCCATGCTGAAGTGTCAGTCCTCTTGGCTGTACCTGGAGCCCATCTTCAGCTCACAGGACATCATTGCGCAGATGCCTGAGGAGGGCCGCAAGTTCAGCATCGTCGACACCTACTGGAGGGACATTGTTGCAGGAGTATTAAAGGATACACATGTGTTAGTGGCTACAGCTCAGCCCAACATGCTGGAGCGTTTGCAGGAGTCAAACATCTTCCTGGAGGAAATTCAGCATGGTCTGAACCACTACTTAGAGGAAAAAAGACTCTACTTTGCCaggttcttcttcctctctaaCGATGAGCTGTTGGAGATCCTGTCTGAGACGAAGGATCCTAAGCGGGTCCAGCCCCACCTGAAGAAGTGCTTCGAGGGAATCGCTAAGCTGGAGTTCACCTCAGAGCTCGAAATCACCGGGATGATCAGCTCAGAGAAAGAGACCGTCCCCTTCACAGACCCCATCGACCCTGCTAAGGCCAAGGGCATGGTTGAGAAGTGGCTCTTGGAGGTAGAACACATGATGCTGAGGAGCGTGAGAGATGTCATACAAGGCGGGTTAGAGCAGTACCCTGAGGTCCCCAGGAAGAAGTGGGTGTTGCAGTGGCCTGGTCAAGTAGTGATCTGTACTTCCTCCATTTTTTGGACCAGTGAGGTGTCTAACGCTATACAGAACAATACTCTGCCTGCATACCTGGATCAGTGTACTGTTCAGATTGCAGACATTGTTGAGCTGGTCAGGGGGAAACTCACAGGTGGAGCTAGACTCACACTGGAAGCTCTAACAGTTATTGATGTTCATGCACGTGATGTTGTGGCAAAACTGGCAGAGGACAGAGTGTCATCTCTAAATGACTTCCAGTGGATGTCACAGCTGAGATATTACTGGGATGGAAGCGAGGTCAAGGTGGGGATGATCACCACTGATGTCACATATGGATATGAGTACTTGGGGAACTCAGGACGACTCGTCATCACCCCACTCACAGACCGCTGCTACAGGACGCTGATGGGAGCTCTGAAGCTGAATCTGGGAGGAGCTCCAGAGGGACCTGCAGGAACAGGAAAAACAGAGACCACCAAAGACCTGGCCAAGGCTCTGGCCAAACAGTGTGTGGTGTTTAATTGCTCAGATGGTCTGGATTATAAAGCGATGAGTAAGTTTTTTAAAGGTTTGGCTCAGTCGGGAGCGTGGGCCTGCTTCGATGAGTTCAACCGCATTGAGGTGGAGGTGTTATCAGTGGTGGCTCAGCAGGTGCTGAGTATTCAGCAGGCCATAGCGCAGAATCTGAAGCGGTTTATGTTTGAGGGAACCGAGCTCTCACTGAACCCAACCTGCAACGTGTTCATCACCATGAACCCGGGATACGCCGGCCGAGCAGAACTGCCTGATAACCTTAAAGCTCGGTTCCGTACAGTAGCCATGATGGTGCCAGATTATGCACTGATTGGAGAAATATCACTCTACTCCATGGGCTTCATTCAGTCCCGCAGCCTGGCACAGAAGATCGTAGCAACATATCGCCTGTGTTCGGAGCAGCTCTCCTCACAGCCCCACTATGACTACGGCATGCGAGCCGTCAAATCAGTCCTGACCGCAGCAGGGAACCTGAAACTGAAGTTCCCACAGGAGGACGAGAATGTGCTGCTGCTCAGAGCACTGATGGATGTCAACATGGCCAAATTCCTTGCCCAGGACGTCCCTCTCTTCCAGGGTATAATATCAGATCTCTTTCCAGGTGTGGTGTTGCCGAAGCCCGATTACGAGTTATTGCTAAAAGCTATGCATGAGAACATTGTGAAACTCAAACTGCAGCCTGTTCCATGGTTCATCGGCAAGATCATACAAGTGTATGAAATGATGCTGGTGAGGCATGGTTTTATGATTGTTGGTGAACCACTTGGAGGGAAAACCTCTGCATATAAAGTTTTAGCAGGAGCTCTGAGAGACCTGTATGAGGGAGGTCTGATGAACGAGTTTGCCGTAAATGTCTCTGTCATTAACCCAAAGGCCATCACCATGGGTCAGCTGTATGGCTGTTTCGACCCAGTGAGTCACGAGTGGACAGACGGTGTCTTGGCCACAACATACCGGGAGCAGGCTCAGTCGACAGCTGAAGATCGCCAGTGGATCGTGTTTGACGGACCAATCGATGCAGTGTGGATTGAAAACATGAACACCGTACTCGATGACAACAAAAAGTTGTGTCTGATGAGCGGTGAGATTATCCAGATGAGTCCTAAGATGAGTCTGATCTTTGAGACAGCCGACCTAGAGCAGGCCTCACCGGCTACTGTCAGCAGGTGTGGCATGATCTACATGGAGCCCCATCAACTAGGCTGGACTCCACTCAGAGATTCTTACATGGACACACTCCAAGACAGCTTGTCACCAGAACACCATGAACTGATTGTGGATCTCTTTGATTGGCTGGTGCAGCCGTGTTTGGACTTCATCGCCCATAATTGCCGTTTCCTGGTGCAAACCTCACCCATCCACCTTGCCAATAGTCTCATGCACCTGTATTCCTGTCTGATTGATGAGATTGTAGTTGTGGGTCAGGAGGGGGCAGAGCCTATGTCCAGTCAGCAGATGACTGTGTGGCTGCAGAGCCTGTTCCTATATGCTGTGGTGTGGACAGTGGGCGGGACTATAAACGGTGATAGCAGGAAGAAGTTTGATGTCTTTTACAGGAATCTGCTCACTGGAACGATGGACGAGAACCCGAGACCCAAAAGTGTCAAACTCACCAAGAACAACGTCTTCCCAGAGAGCGGTTCggtatatgattattatttccaTAAGCAAGGATCAGGACAGTGGAGAACATGGACCGACTCCATCAGCAAAGAGGAGAGCATCATACCACTTGGAGCAAATGTGTCTGATCTGATCATACCCACTATGGAGACGGCGCGTCAGTTCTTCTTCTTGAGGACGTACTTGTCTCACCAGGTGCCCATGCTCTTCGTGGGGCCTACAGGAACTGGGAAATCCATCATCAACTCTAACTTCCTGATGTCTCTGCCCAAAGAAGAGTACATACCAAACTGCCTCAACTTCTCTGCCCGCACCTCTGCCAACCAGGTGCAGGACATCATCATGGCTAAGCTGGATCGCCGCCGGAAAGGTGTGTTCGGACCACCGCCGGGGAAGAAGTTCATTGTCTATGTTGATGACCTGAACATGCCTGCGAAGGAGGTTTACGGAGCTCAGCCCCCCATCGAGCTGCTGCGGCAGTGGATTGATCATCGGCACTGGTACGACAAGAAGGACACATCCAGGCTGGACATCGTAGATGTGCTGTTTATGTCCGCCATGGGGCCCCCTGGTGGCGGGAGGAATGATATCACAGGTCGTTTTACACGTCACCTGAACATTGTCTCCATCGACTCGTTTGATGATGGGACTCTCAGTAAGATCTTCACCTCCATCACTGACTGGCACTTCAGCACAGGATTCGACGCCTCCTTCTACAGGCTGGGGAAGATCCTGGTTCAGGCCACTATTGCGGTGTATAAGGATGCGATGGAGAAGTTCCTGCCCACTCCGACTAAATCTCACTATGTATTCAATCTCCGAGACATTGCCAGGGTTATTAAAGGAGTGCTGctgtgcccacacacacacatggaggaTGGTGATAAACTGATCAGGTTGTGGATCCATGAGGTTTACCGCGTCTTCAACGATCGTCTGATCGACAACGAGGACAGAAAAACATTCTTCGAAATCGTCCAAGAGAGAACCTCAACCTACTTCAAACAGACCCTGAATAAGCTCCTCTGCCATCTCTCTCTGAGTGGTAACGTGTCAGATGAAACCATTAGATCCCTCTTTTTTGGTGACTATGCCACACCAGATTCGGACATGAGCAGGAGCTATAATGAGATTCGAGACCTTTGCTCACTCACCAGCGTCATGGAGTATCACCTGCAGGAGTTTAACAGGATAAGCACGGCCCCCATGGGCCTCGTCATGTTCCAGTTCGCCATCGAGCACATCTCCCGTATCTGCCGTGTGCTGAAGCAGGATAACGGCCACTTGCTCCTCGTGGGCGTCGGAGGATCCGGTCGCAGCAGTGCCACCAAACTTGCCACCTTCATCAGCCAGTACGAGCTCTTCCAAATCGAGCTCACCAAGAACTACGGCAAGACCGAGTGGCGGGACGACCTGAAGCGCGTGCTGACCATGGCTGGGATGAAGGGGCAAAAGACCACGTTTCTCTTAGGGGATGGACAGATGAAGGATGAGATGTTTGTGGAGGATGTGAACACGCTTCTAAACACTGGAGACGTGCCCAACATGTTCGCACAGGATGAGCGCGCTGAAATCGTGGAGAAGATGCAGAGCATCGCCAAGAATGAGGGGAGAAAAATCGACGCCACGCCACTCTCTATGTACAACTTCTTCATCGACAGGGTCAAAGAGAACCTGCATATTGTCCTGGCGATGAGCCCGATTGGTGACGCATTTCGGAAACGTCTGCGCATGTTCCCGTCTCTGATTAACTGCTGCACAATCGACTGGTTCCAAGCGTGGCCTACAGATGCACTTGAGATGGTCGCTAAAAAATTCCTGGAAGACGTGGAGCTGGAGAATCCCATCAGGAGAGAGGTGGTGGAGATGTGTAAGACATTTCAGGAGAGTGCACAGAAGCTTTCAGAGCAGTATTACTCACAGCTACGTAGGCATAATTATGTCACTCCCACCTCTTACCTAGAGCTGATCCTCACCTATAAGACTCTTCTGACGGCCAAGCGCAATCAGGTGGACATGTTCAAGAATCGCTACCTGATTGGCCTGGAGAAACTTGACTTTGCCGCCTCACAGGTGGCAGTGATGCAGCAGGACTTGACTGCTCGTCAACCTGAACTGATAAAAACCTCAGCTGAGACAGATGCGATGATGGTGAAGATTGATAAGGAGACGATAGAGGTGGATGCGAAGAAAGAGCTTGTTGCTGCCGACGAGAAAGTAGCGAATGAGTCTGCGGCAGCTGCAAAAGCCATTAAGGATGAGTGTGAAGGGGACCTTGCAGAAGCAATGCCAGCACTGAAAGCAGCTCTTTTGGCTCTCGACACGCTGAAATCTGAGCACATCACAGAGGTAAAGGCCATGCAGAACCCTCCTTCCGGTGTTAAACTCGTTATGGAGTCCATCTGTGTAATGAAGGGCATCAAACCTGATAGGAAACCTGATGGTTCTGGTAAGATGGTCGAGGATTTTTGGGGTCCATCCAAGAAACTGCTGGGAGACACAAAATTCCTGGAAAGCCTCAAAACATTTGACAAAGACAATATCCCTGCCGCCAACATCAAGAAGATCCGTGAGAAGTTTATTAACAATCCTGAGTTTCAACCTGCCCTGGTCAAAAATGCCTCAACTGCCTGTGAGGGTTTGTGCAAGTGGGTCCGGGCCATGGAGGTGTACGAACGAGTTGCCAAAGTGGTGGCCCCAAAGAAAGAGAAGCTCCACCAGGCAGAGGAAGAGCTGGCACTTCAAATGGAAATTCTTTCAGTGAAGCGGGCTGAGCTGAAAGCTGTGCAGGACCGTCTGTGCTCTCTGAATGACACGTTTGCTGAAAAGGTGCAGAAGAAAAAGGACCTGGAAGATGACATCGAGCTGTGCTCACAGAAACTGATACGGGCTGAGAAAATGATCGGTGGACTGGGAGGAGAAAAAGACAGGTGGACAGAAACAGCACGAGTCCTGGGAATCAAATACACTAACCTGACCGGGGATGTGCTTCTTTCTTCAGCCACTGTGTCATACCTGGGGGCTTTTACAGTGGATTATCGGGTGGAATGTCAGAAGGAATGGCATAAGATTTGCATGGAAAGGAAAGTGCCATGTTCTGAAGACTTCACACTTAGCAACACCCTTGGCAATCAAGTTCTGATCCGGGAATGGCGGATTGCTGGGTTACCCGTAGACTCTTTCTCCACAGACAATGGCATCATTGTGTCAAATTCACGCCGCTGGCCACTCATTATAGACCCTCAGGGACAGGCCAACAAGTGGATCAAGAACATGGAGAAGGCCAACAAGCTTGCCGTTATCAAGCTCTCTGATAGCAACTATGTGCGAACTTTAGAAAACGCCATCCAGTTTGGAACCCCTGTCCTCCTGGAGAATGTGGATGAGGAGCTGGATGCTATTCTAGAGCCAATTCTCCTGAAGCAGACATTTAAGCAGCAAGGTGTAGAATACCTGAAGCTGGGTGAGAACATCATTGAATATTCCCAAGACTTCCGGTTCTATATGACCACTGGGTTGAGGAACCCACACTACCTGCCTGAAGTGGCCGTGAAGGTGTGTTTGCTGAATTTTATGATCACACCTCTCGGGCTGCAAGACCAGCTTCTCGGCATTGTCGCTGCTAAAGAGAAACCAGAgctggaggaaaagaaaaaccaacTCATCCTTGAGGGTGCAGCCAACAGCAAGCAGCTTCAAGAGATAGAGGACAAGATATTGGAAGTTCTTTCCTCATCTGAAGGGGACATCCTGGAAGATGAGACGGCTATCAACGTGTTATCGTCCTCCAAGGTCCTCTCTGCGGAGATCTCAGAAAAGCAAAAGATTGCGACTGAAACGGAGGGGGAAATTGACAGGACAAGGATGGGATATCGCCCCGTGGCCGAGCACTCATCCATCCTGTTCTTCTGCATCTCTGAGCTTGCCAACATTGAGCCAATGTACCAGTACTCGCTCACATGGTTTATCAGTCTCTATCTTCACTCCCTTGCTCAAAGTGCACCAAGCGAAGACTTAACTACTCGCATTGCTAATATCCTTGAGCACTTCACTGTCAGCATCTACAACAATGTGTGCCGCTCACTCTTTGAGAAGGACAAGCTGCTGTTCTCACTGCTTCTCACTGTCGGAATCATGCAAGGCAAAGGTCAAATCAATGACCTCATCTGGCGCTTCTTGCTCACCGGCGGTGTTGCACTTGACAACCCACACCCAAACCCCGCCCCTGGGTGGCTGTCAGACAAAGCATGGTCAGAGGTGGTCCAAGCCTCAAAGCTCCCAAGTCTTGAAGGTCTCTTTGAAGATGTACGTAAAAACACGGCTGACTGGAAGCAGGTGTACGACTCAAGCCGGCCGCACGAGGAGTGCTTCCCAGGCAGATGGCACACCCTGGTGGGCATGGACCGCATGGCGGTGCTGCGCTGCTTCCGCCCTGATAAACTTGTTCCTGCTGTGCAACAGTTCATCGTGGAAAACATGGGACGAACCTACATCGAACCGCCAACATTCGACTTGGCAAAAAGCTACAGTGATTCCAACTGCTGCTCGCCGCTAATCTTTATACTCTCAGCAGGGTCAGATCCCACCGCAGTGTTGTTGaagtttgcagatgatgtgAATATGGGGGGCAGTAAGACCCAGACTGTGTCACTTGGTCAGGGACAGGGCCCTGTCGCTGCTAGCATCATCAACTCTGCTATTAGCAACGGAACGTGGGTTGTCCTACAAAACTGTCATCTAGCAACCAGCTGGATGCCAACACTGGAGAGAATCTGTGAGGAGGTGATCACGCCTGAGAACACACACCCTGATTTCAGGCTGTGGTTGACCAGTTACCCATGTGAGAAGTTTCCAGTCAGTATCCTGCAGAACGGAGTGAAGATGACTAATGAGCCTCCTAAAGGTCTGAGAGCCAATCTGCTGCGCTCCTACCTCACTGACCCACTGTGTGAACCCACCTTCTTGGAAAGCTCCAACCAACCCCATGCCTGGAAGAAGCTGCTCTTTGGCCTCTGCTTTTTCCACGCTCTCGTCCAGGAAAGGAGAACATTCGGCCCGCTAGGCTGGAATATCCCTTATGAATTTAATGAGTCGGATATGAAGATCAGCATGCTTCAGACTCAAATGTTCCTGGATGAGTATGAGGTAGTTCCTCTTGAGGCACTGACTTACCTGATTGGTGAGTGTAATTATGGTGGTAGGGTGACTGATGATAAGGATCGCAGGCTTCTGCTCTCGTTGCTCTCCACCTTCTACAGCTCTGAGCTCATACATCAGGAAAGATACAGGGTGTGTGAGGGAGACGTTTACTATGTACCATCGGATGGACCCTACGAGAGTTACGTTGACTACATCCGCAACCTGCCAATCGCAGCCGAGCCTGGGGTCTTCGGTCTACACAGCAACGCGGACATCACCAAGGACAACCAGGAGACCAATCTGCTTTTAAAAGGAGTGTTACTCACCCTTCCCAGGCAGACAGGGGGTGGAGCCAAATCTCCTCAGGAAGTGGTTGATGAGTTGGCAGAGGACATTATGTCAAAGTTGCCACCAGATTTCAATATTGAGAAGGTGATATCTAAGTATCCAGTGATGTATGAGGAGTCCATGAACACCGTACTGCGGCAGGAGATCATCCGCTTTAACAGGTTGACATCGGTGGTTCGCAGGAGCCTGGTCAATATCCGGAGGGCTTTAAAGGGGCAGGTGGTGATGTCTTCAGAGCTGGAGAACGTTTTTAACAGCATGCTGGTGGGGAAAGTTCCAGCCATATGGGCCGCTAAATCTTACCCATCACTCAAACCTCTCGGCGGCTACGTCTCTGACCTGCTGTCCAGACTGCACTTCCTACAGGAGTGGATAGATAACGGACCTCCGACTGTGTTCTGGCTCTCCGGGTTCTACTTTACACAGTCCTTCCTCACCGGAGTGTCTCAGAATTTTGCACGCAAATACACTATCCCCATCGACTACATCGGCTTTGAGTATGAGGTGATGAAGCAGGAGAATAAGATGGAGGTAAAGCCTGAGGACGGTGCATATGTTCGTGGTTTGTTCCTGGAGGGAGCTCGGTGGGATCGGGAGCACATGGTCATCGGAGAATCGCTTCCCAAAATCCTCTTCGACCCGCTGCCTATCATCTGGCTGAAGCCTGGAGAGAGCAGCACATTCCAGCACGAGAACATATATGTATGTCCAGTGTACAAAACGAGTGAAAGGAGAGGCACACTGTCCACCACTGGACACTCCACCAACTACGTCCAGTCCATTGAGCTGCCCTCAGACCGGCCACAGAAACACTGGATCAACCGCGGGGTGGCTGTTCTCTGCCAGCTTGAcgactga